A segment of the Spiroplasma helicoides genome:
AGAGATCGTTTAAAAGAGTACAAATTACAAAACAAAACTGTTGTTAGAGAGTATGTTGAAAATGATGTATATCAAACAAAACATTTTAAAATACAATTTGCAGCAGTAAATCACTCTATTCCAGATGCGTTTGGAATTCATGTTTCAACTCCAAATGGAGCAATTTTTTCAACAGGAGATTACAAATTTGACTGAACTCCATTAGGACATAGTGCAAACATCCAGAGATTAGCTCAATGAGGTAATGATGGGATAGAATTATTAATGTCAGATTCTACTAATGCAGAAGTTGAGGGATATACTTTAGGAGAAAGAAAAGTAATTCAAAATATTGATACTCATTTCTTAAAAGCTAAAGGAAGAATAATAATAGCATCTTTTGCTTCTAATGTTCACCGTATACAACATATTATTGAATTAGCAAATAAATATGGGAGAAGAATCCTTGTTATTGGAAGGAGCTTAGAACGAATTATTAAAATAATTCGTCAAATGGGACATTTGAACATTAATGATAAAATGTTTATCAAAGCAAATGAAGTTGATAATTTTCCAAAAAATCAAATAATGATCCTGTGTACAGGTAGTCAGGGAGAGCCAATGGCAGCACTTTCACGAATTGCTCGCCTGGAACATCCCACTATTAAACTAATTCCAGGAGATACAGTGATTATGTCATCATCCCCTATTCCAGGTAATAGAGCAGATGTTGAAAATGTTGTCAATAAATTAACAAAAATCGGTGCAATAGTGATTGAAAATAACACCGAACAAAAAATCCATACTTCAGGTCATGCAAGTCAAGAGGAACAAAAGTTGTTGTTTACTCTTTTAAAACCAAAATGCTTTATGCCAATGCATGGAGAGTATCGGATGCTTAAAACCCATGGAGAAACTGCAGTAAAAGTTAATGTAAAACCTCACAATGTTTTTGTTGTAGCTAACGGAGATCAAATTTTATTACACAATGGAACTGCAGAGTTAGGAAAACGTATTCCTGCTGAAGCTATTTTCATTGATGGAAAAGATATGACAGGGAAAGCAAGTAATATTATTAGAGAAAGAAATATTTTAAGTAGAGATGGGTTAATGGCTGTAATTATCTCAATTGATTCTCAAGAGAATAAATTGTCAGCAGCACCAAGGATTGTTTCAAGAGGAAGTTTTTATGTGAGAGAAAGTGGGAACATAATTGCTGAGTCTATAAATATTGTTACAAATGCTGTTTTGGGAGTTTTAAATTCACCTAAACCAACTTTTGGTGCAATTAAATCTGCTGTTAAAGAGACTTTATCGCCATTTATCTTTAGATATAAGAGAAGAAATCCTCTTATTATTCCAGTAATTTTAAATAAAAAGATAGATAGTAGGTAATTATGAAGACGAAGAAAGAAGAGTTGAATCTATTTCACATAGTTTGAATAGGATTCACATTTGTGGCCGGAATAACATATACGGCCAATTTTGCAACTATACTAAATCAAGCACAAGGTCAAGGTGTAGGATTACACATATTTTGAATAATTGCTTTAGTAGGATTTATAACATTTATGTGTGCATGAACTTTTGGAAAACTTGTGAAAGTTCACCCAGAGGCTAATGGTGGTGGTAGCCAATATGTTAGAACAGCCTTTGGTAAATTTTGAGGTTTACTAATGGGTTTACTAAACTATGCTGCTATTCCAGTAATTGGAGTAGCATTGCTAAATACAATGGTTAAAGCCAATTTTGATGAGGTATCAAGTCTTACTGGTCCATTAAAAGGATGAGGAGATATGGTATTGGATCTTGCTGCATTTGGTTTATATATAATTGCAGCATCAGTAATTTTCTTGGGAGTAAGAAAATATAAGCTAGTATCAACAATAATAGGTTATGTAACATGAGGAATAACAGTTTTACTAATAATATTTGGTATTGTTGGTGGAGCAATGAATCTTAATGCTGGGAAGAATGGACTTAATATTGATAGAGGAACTTTAGATTTTAGTAGTTTTTCTAAAACATTTAACGCCCTATTCTTCTCATTCTGTGGACTTGAAACATTCATAACAACAGGAAAAAATATAAAAAATAGAGAAAAAAATGTACCAATTTCAATAATGATAATAATGTTTATGACAACATTATTTTATCTAGTGTTTACTGTAATAGTTATGCTAGCAGTAACAGATCAATTTAAAGGAAATCCAAATTTACAGCTATTTGATGCTTTAAATAGTGACTTTTTAAAAAAAGCCGGACCAATAATTATAATTGTTTGTACAATGTTGATGAGATTTAACTCCTCAATACAAGTTACATTGTTTGGTGGAAGTACTCTTGAACCAATGGCATCACAAAAATTCTTGCCAAACTCATTTAAAAAAGAAAATAAAGAAAATGTACCAGTTACTGGTATCTTAGTAACAATAGCTGCTTTGGCAATAACTTACTTTATGTTTGTTTTTGTCCCTGATTTAATACAAGGTATTACAGGAGATGTGAGTGTATTCAACTTCTCAACAATTGCAGGTGTAACAGCCATTGTATTACTATTTGTTTACTTATTAATACTACCAACGGCATTTTATCAAGGTTATAAAAAAAATATAAAAGTTAACATATTCGAATATTTTGGTTGAGTCTTAACATTTATTTGTTTAATATTTATATTTGTACTTTATTTTATAAATCTAATAGATCCATTTGTGAAAGAAAATGTTGATAATAAACTACAAAAAGTTGTGGCAAGTTCTTTCCAAATGATTTACTTATTTGGAGTATTTGTTATAGCAGTACTTCTGTACTTTGTATATCACAAAAAACAAGTGACCAAGTTAAACGATAAACCAGAAGAATTAAAAGCATTACAAGAATATGAAAAAGTATTTACAATTGTAAACAAACCAGAACAAGTTAAAAAATCTCAGAAGCTAGAAACTTAAAGATAAAATTTAAGTCAAAAAAATGTATCAAAGTATGATACATTTTTTTATTTTATGTATTTATTTTAAGTTTTAAGAATTTATTCTTTTTTAGTGTATCATTTAGGTAAAGGGAGGGTAAAAATGCGTAGTATACATTCAACTAAGGTTTTTGCTATTATAGCCCATGCATTTGGAATATTAGTAACAGTCTTCTTATTAGGATATATGCTTGTAAATATACGAGATCTCAAAAATTACAATAATATGATAGATCTTACAAATATATCTCTAAATACAGTTATAACTTTAATTGTTTTCTTTGGAGTTATGGGTATAATTTCAAGTGCCTATGTTATCTATTTTTCAGCAAAAAGCGATGATGATACATTTGTAAATAATAGATATATATTGATGCTATTTTCACTTTCAGTTGGAGGAATAATAACACCATTTCTTCTTATGAGATTACCAAATAGCGATGTACAAACAAGTATAAATCCTAGAATATCAATTTCTAGAGGTTATGGGGCTTGTTTCTTGGGTTCTGGTCTTGCAGCAATAGCTTGTTATTTGTTTACATATTCTACATTAAATGGAGATCTTAATTTATTTGACACTGATGAAACTTCAAAAAAAGCTACAATAATAATTTTAACAGTTTCAGCAGTATGTATAATTTGAGGATTAGCTAATATAGCTACATTTGTAGGAAATGATGTAAGAACAAAATTTGACAAAGAAGGTTCTGCAACAAGAGGATTTATGCTGTTCTTATCAACAGTTAACTTGATTATTGCAACTATAACTCTTGTATGAATAATTATTTCATCTATTTTAACAATAATTTCAATAATAACAGATATGTTCGAGAGACGTAGAGGTTTATTGGGATCAATATTTAATGGTATGATTGCAACACTTAGAATAGCTTTACAAATGTTTATTATTTACACAGCAATTCAATGTATAAAAGGTATTTGATCAAGAAATGGACAGTTCACTTATGGTCAATACCAAAATCTTGCAAACAAACAAAAACAATACGATGAATCAAGAAGATAAAAAAAATTAGCTAAGCTAATTTTTTTTATCTATATAATTATTTTTATTGGTCCATTTATAGTAGGTTTTTTGTCTATATTAAACAAGGTTTTCACTATTAATGTATCTTGGTTAATTAATTTTGCTCTAAATATGTAATCTTTAATAAAATCAATTTTAACTTCATCATTTATATTTACTGCATAAGTAAAATTTTTATCTTTATTGCTCACCAATAAGTTATTTGCATTTAAAAAGAAAATACTTTTAAAGTCACTTGAAGAATCAATGTTTTTAAGCAGTTCAAACCTGTCATTTAATAGAGTAATCTTATTTTCATAATTTAAAACAGCAAGTTTATCTTTAAATATAACGCACGTAGAAGCGTGTATTTGAGTATTTTTTGTTATATTCAAATCTTTGTCTATTTGAACCAAAAAACTATCAGAAATTCCTATTAAATAGTCCATATCCTCATCACCGACTAAAATTTGTAATTCTTTATATTGACTATCACCAACTCTTTTAGTAAAAACTTTATTGTCAATCAAATAACTAATATAAAGTTGATTTTGAAATTTAAAGTAATTTTGAATATAATTATCTTCTTTGTACAAAAACTCCACTTCACTTTGAGAACTCAATAAAGCGCTGTTGCTTTTCTCTGTTAATGGATTAGCTAAAAAAGCTCTATTAATATCACTTTTATTTTTTAGATTTTCTACAAAAACATCCATTTTAATTCTGTAAAGATTACATTCATTTTCACCCATTTTGGCATCAGTAAGATATAAATATTCATCGACTACAAAAAAGTTTGTAATTCAATTAGTATTATCTATAATTCTTTGTTTTCTAGCCATTTAATCACCATATTAAGTATAAAGAAAAAATGTACACTTATGTACATTTTTAAAATAATTATGCGTTTTGAATTGCTTCAACACCTGGTAAAGTTTTACCTTCCATATATTCTAATGATGCTCCACCACCTGTTGAAATATGAGTAAATTTAGTTGCAAATCCGTTTTGAATTGCTGCTGCTGCTGAGTCTCCCCCACCGATTAAAGTGAATGCTCCATCTAAGTTTGCAATTGCTTCACAAACTGCTACTGTACCTTTTTTGAAGTTCTCAAATTCAAAAACTCCCATAGGTCCATTTCAAGCAACTGTTTTTGCCCCTTTTAATGTTTCTTTAAATAGTTCAATAGATTTTGGTCCAATGTCAAGTCCCATTACGTCATCTGGTAAATCAACTCCTGAGAATGTTGGCTCAACATCTTTAAATTCAGGTGCGTTTGCAGAATCTATTGGTAAAACAATTTTCCCATTTGATTTTTCTAAATATTGTTTTGCAAGATCTAGTTTATCTTCTTCACATAGTGATTTACCTATACTATGACCTTGTGCTTTGAAGAATGTATAAGCCATTCCCCCACCAATAATGATTTTGTCTGCTTTATCTAGTAAGTGATCAATAACTCCAATTTTATCTGAAACTTTAGCTCCACCAATAATTGCTACAAATGGATGTTCAGGAGCATCAACTCCTTTTGCTAACATTTCTAATTCTTTTTGAACTAAAAATCCTACACAACTTTCTTTAATGTTTGATGCTATTCCAACATTTGAAGCATGAGCACGGTGAGCTGTACCAAATGCATCATTTACAAAAACTTCACCAAGACTAGCTCAATATTTTCCTAAATCTGCATTGTTTTTTGATTCATATTTAACTACTTCACCATCTTTTACATCTTCAAATCTAGTGTTTTCAAATAATAATATTTCTCCAGATTTTAATGATTTAATTGCATCCTCCAATTCAGCTCCTCTTGTTTGAGCAACAAATTTAATTGATTGTCCTGCAAGTTCTTCTAATCTTTTTGCAACTGGTGCTAGTGATTTTTTAGCTTTGTCAGCTTCTTCCTTAATTCTACTTAAGTGTGAAAATAAAACCACTTTTGAACCTTGATCAACTAAATGTTTAATAGTTGGTAATGCTGCTTTAATACGGTTGTCATCAGTGATAACACCATCTTTGATTGGTACGTTAAAATCTACTCTAACTAATACTGTTTTATTAGCTACTTGAACGTCTTTTAAAGTTTTTTTCATACAATTTTCTCCTTATTCTCTATTATTTTAAATTATTTTTTTTGATTTTCACAATTAACAATAAAATCTAAGTAACAAAAGAAATTATCTTTATTTTCATTGTGAAATTTAAAAATATCTTCATCTTTAATTTTAATATTTTTGCTTGGTCTATATAACTTTTTTCAAGGTGTTTGTGAATGACAAATTTCAACAACATCCCAGGAGCTCAAAGACAACATAAACTCAATAATTTTATTTATAATTTCATAATCTTGTTTATGAAAAACTGTTTTTTTATCCAAAACATCATCGTATGAGAGTGGAATGTTCTTATCTTTATATTTTGTTTGCTCTTTTCACAACTCATAAATCACTGGACCTCATTTTCAAGTTTCAAAATCAATTTTTGCTATTGGCTTTTTAAAAAGAAGAAAATAAGCATATATAATATATATAATTTTTTGTATTTGTATTTGTGTGACTTTGATATTTTTGGAGTTTTTGATTTTAGCAATAAAATTTAAAATCAAATTTACATACTCTGTTTTTGAATAAAAAAACATATTTTCACCTCTACAAATATAATCGTAAAGAAAATATGTTTTATGACATAAAGTCAATAATTATAAACTTAACATGTGTCTGATTGTACGGATAAATTGTGATGTAAATGAGTTTTCATTGTCATATCATGAGAACAATTTAATCATTTGTTTTCCATCAACTTCCATAACTCTTGTTAGAGTTGCATCGAAAATTGATCCGTATGTTGAAGAGATAACGTCTGCAGAAACAATTGGGTCTGTACAATATTCCATTGCTTCTCCTAGTTCTTTATCTTGTTTAACTGCATCTTCGATTGATTTATTTAATTCTTCTACAGTAGCATTTTTTGATAATTCAACAGTTAAGTCAACGATTGATCCAGTAATAGTTGGAACACGTAATGCTAACCCGTCTAATTTACCATTCAAGTTTGGTAATACTTTACCAACCGCTGCTGCAGCTCCTGTTTTTGTAGGTAAGATATTTCATGCTGCTGCACGTCCTCTACGTAAATCATCATGTGGTAAATCTAATAATCTTTGGTCATTAGTTACAGAGTGAACTGTTGTCATTAAACCTTTAACAATTCCAAATTTTTCATCAATAACTTTTGCCATTGGTGATAAACAGTTTGTTGTACATGAAGCTGCTGAAACAATTGTGTCAGCTGCTGTCAAGCTTTTGTGGTTAACTCCATAAACTATTGTTTTTAAATCTCCAGTTGCTGGAGCTGAAATAATAACTTTTTTAGCACCTGCATCTAAGTGAGCTTGTGATTTTTCTTTTGATGCATAGAATCCTGTACATTCTACAACTAAATCAATTCCCATTGATCCTCATGGTAATTTAGTAGCATCTTTTTCTGCTAGAATTTTAATTTCTTTACCATCTACTATAATTGCTCCATCTTTTGCTGAAATTTTACCTTTCATAAAAGTTCCGTGAGCTGAATCATATTCTAAAAGGTATGCTAAAGTTTTTGCACTTGTTAAGTCGTTAATTGCAACGACATCAATATTTTTATCTAAGAATAATTGTCTAAATGCTAGACGTCCTATTCTTCCAAATCCGTTAATTGCGATTTTTTTCATATTTTGACGTTTCCTTTCACACCTTAATTATAGTACTATTGATTTTTAGTTGATAAAACAAGTGCTATTTTTTTTTCTATTTTTTCTAAAACAAAAAGATATTAATGGAATTATTTCCACTAATATCTTTTATTAACTCCTTTAAGTTCCATTTGCTGAGTAAGTCCCTTAATTCTTTCAATAAACCTATGAACTTTTTTGGCCTCAAATGCAGTTTCCTCTTTTGTTAAATTTTTTTTAGATAAGTAAAGTTTTTCTAACTCCACTAAGTTAAAATTTGATGTAAAAAATGTAGTTTTTTTATTTTCTAAACGGCTGTTTAAAAGACCAAATAATAACTCATCCCTACTTCAGCTTGAACCAGTAGTAATTTCTCCACCAATATCATCCAAAACTAATACATCAACTTTGTAACACAAATCCAAAAACTTATTATAGTCATCTCTTTCTGAGCTGTTAAATGTATCTTTAACTATTTTTATAAGTCTGTTAACTGTAACAAAAACAACTTGTTTATTTTTTTTAGCAAAACTATTTGCTACCATTTTTAATAAATATGTTTTTCCAACACCACAATTTCCAAATAAATATAAGCCTTTCATATATTTTTCAGATTCTACTATATCTTTTAGTTTATACAATACAGACATTTGTGATCCAGAAATGCTTTCATTGTTTGATACTACATATTCATGTAAAGTGTTTAAATTTTCATTTAAATCATAATCAGCATATTTTATGTTTTCTAATATTTGATGATTTTTATTCTCAAAAAGCCAATGATTACATCTTTGGCTTTTTATATAAAATTGATTATTTTGAAAAGCTAGTTTTTGCTGAATACCTTTCAATTGTTGCTTGCACTTATCCATACCCTCATTTTTATTACAAACAACTGCTTGATTCACAAATTTTTCTAAAGTTAAATAGTCTCTTTTTATGATTTCGTCTGAAACTTTCATCTCTTTTATAAAAAATTGTAAACTTTTATTTTTTTTCAAGGCTTCAATATCTTTATCCATTCATATCACCTCATAATTTTGGATCAAATTTTGCATTATCATCTACTTCAATAATATATGATTTTGAGCTTTCTTCATTTTCTACTACAGTTGAAGCTGGAATTTGTTGTATGAAATTAGTTATATTTTTAGGTTTTACAGCTTTTTTATGAGCAAGTTTTAAATACTCCATAGCTTCTTTTGCATTACTAATATTTCTTTCGTTTAAAGTTTTTGCAATTTTAAACAAATAATTGGCAACTATTGTTCCTTCATTTTTTAAATATGAAAACTCTAATAAACAGTTAATTACTCCATCACGTAATTTATATTCTCTTCCTAATGTTCTTATAACTTCTAGTTCCTTCAAATCTAATCTTTGAACATTCATTAATAGTTCTAAAAATTGAACTGGATCGATAGTTTCCATTTCTTCAATTTTTGCATTTGTTTTATTTTGTTTATTTAATTCTGGATCAAATAGTTCATGCTGTTTTTGATCTTCATCTCTACTAAAGTATTTTGATGAAATTGATACATAAAACTTATTAATATCTAAATCTACTTCTTCAAAATCATAAGCTTTAACTAAATTTTCAATAATAGTTTCAATTGATATTTTATAAGATATGTAAACCTCTTCAATTATTTGTTTTAGTCTTTTGTTATCCTTAGGGATAAAAACACTTTTTTCTGCTAATTTTTTAACTATTTCATTAAAATTCAAACCCTTTAATAACGGGTTTGATTTTTTTGGTTTTGGTTTTATATTAGAACAAATTTCGCTGTTTAATTTATGGTTAAATTCTTCAAATACTTCTAAAAACTTAGATGATGTATTTTGATAACCACTATCACTTGGTAAATCTGTTTCATCTTTAAAGATATTTCTTGCTAATTCATAATTTGTATCACCAATTTTGTCTATTAATGCTGAATTAAAAAGCTTATTGTTGAAATAATCTATTGGTTCTAATGGTGCATAAATATTAAATATAACTGAGTTTTTTGATTTATTTTCTAATGTTTCAACTAGACCCATTGCTTCTAATCTTTTTATTTGTCTTGTTAAATTATCAGATTTAGTAAAAGACATTGATATAAGTCTGTTTTCATCAAAAACAAAGTTTTTTTTGTAATCTTTGATTATTTCTGCTTCAAAAATAAGCATTTTATATAAAGCAATGCTTTTTAGCCCTATTATTGGTTGATACAAATAGGAAAGCACCTTATCGTCTAAAAGATCAACTCTGTTTTTCAAAACTACTTTGTAAATATAATTTCTCATATGTTTGCTCTCCCTATACATTACTAATATTATTTAAAAATAAAAAAAAACATATAAATTTAATAAAGTTTAATAAAGATAAAGTTAAATGTTAATAAAAAAGTGAAAAAAACCCCTTAAATAAAGGTTTTTTTTGAGTTATTCACATATTAATTAACTTTGACACTTTTCACAATAGTATGTTCCTCTACCATTTAGTTTGATTTTAATAACTTTTTGACCACATTTATAACATGGCTCATTTTTTCTTGTGTGAACTTTCAGCTCATTTTGAAATTTCCCATCAATTCCTTGCTCTGGTTGATAAGAGTCAATGGTTGTTCCGCCCATATCAATTGACTTTTTAAGAATTTTTCTTGAGGAATCTGCTATTCTTTGGTACATTTCTACATTTAAATCATTTCCTTTATTCAGGGGGCTAATAGATGCGTCAAAAAGTATTTCATCTGCATAAATGTTACCAATCCCTGAAATCAAAGTTTGATCTAATAGAATAGTTTTAATATATTTACTTGATTTAGCCATCAAGTCATATAAATATTTTCCTTGTACAGCCATATCTAATGGTTCAAGACCAATTTTTGCAATTGGGTTCAAATTTAAGTACTCATTGACACCTTGATAATGAAAGGTTCCAAACTTTCTTGTATCTTGATAACACATTAATTTTTCATTTGAAAGTTTGAAAATCGCTAATATGTGTTTTTTATCAAAGCTATCATTTTTATCATAAATAAATCATTTACCTTCCATTCTTAGATGACTAATAAGAACAACATCACCTAAATGAAAAATTATGTGTTTTGCTATTCGTGATATTTTTTCAATTGTTCTATTTTTAAGGTCTTCTTCAAAATCATCAACACTTATATCTGATTTAATTATTTTTGGGTACAATATCTGAGCTTCTATTATTTTGAGACCAACAACTTTTTTACGTAAAGTTCTAACAACCGTCTCAACTTCTGGTAGTTCTGGCATAAATCCTCCTAATTACTATTTCAAGTCATATCAAGTTTTACCAATTGCTTTATTGACTTCCAAGGGAACTTTGGGTTCTCTATTTTTGTTTACAATTGCTAATAAATCTACATATGCATTTTTCATAATTTTTTCAACTACAGTTTCTATTTGTGTAATTTCACTGTCTTTAACTAATAAAATAACTTCATCATGAATTTGTGCAACTATTTTTGTTTCCAATTTAAGAGACACTAATTCTTTATAGATGTTATTCATAGCTATCTTTAAAATATCTGCAGCAGTACCTTGTATTGGTGCATTTATAGCAGCTCTCTTACCGAATTCTCTAACCATATAATTACTACTTTGTAACTCATAAATATATCTTCGTCTATTTGCTGCCGTTTCAACATAACCTAACTCTTCACCAACTTTTAAAATTTCTTTTTTATAGTTTTCGATTTCTGGAAATGTTTTATTGTAAGTAATGATATATTGTTCAGCTTCTTTTTGTGTTATTTTTAAATCCTTAGATAAACCAAACTTGGTAAGACCGTACAAAATACCAAAGTTAAATACTTTTGCTATCCTTCTTTGATCACTTGTTACACCATCTTCATTTTTAACACCAAAAATATTTCTAGCAGCAATTTCATGAATGTCAAGATTGTTTTTGTATGCACTTATAAGCTCTTTTTCATCTGCCAAGTCTGCTAAAACTCTTAGTTCTATTTGTGAATAATCAAAACTTATGTAACTATATCCATCATTACATATAAAAATTTTTCTTACATTTCTTTGTTCATCATCCCTTACAGAGATATTTTGTAAATTAGGATCTGTTGAACTTAGTCTTCCTGTATTTGTAAGTGTTTGATTATAAATTGTATGAACTTTATTATCTGCATAAATAAACTTTTCAAAACCTTTAAGATAAGTGCTGTATAGTTTTGAATATTTTCTAATTGCCAAGATATAATCAATTATTTCATGTTCACCCACCAAATTGTCTAAAGCTTCTTTATCTGTGCTGCCTTTTGCTCTATCTGGCAATTTTAACTTTTGGTAAAGTAATTCTTTTAGTTGCTTTGGGCTAGCAAAGTTAATAGGTTCAATGTCATTTTGTTTTAATAGATTTTGAGCTTTTTGTTCTATATCATTAAGTAATCCTAAAATATATTCAGTTTGTATTTCTAATTCTTTTTTATCAATTAAAACACCTTCTTTTTCCATATCCAACAGAACAAAACAAAAAGGCAATTCAATTTTTTTATAAAGCTCAAACTGATTATTATCTTTTAATTTATTTATTATTGCTTCAAACGTATTTTTAATTAGACTTGCTCTACTTATTAAGTAATCAGCAATAACATTGTCTTCCAAACTTTTAGTTTTTTTAACACCTTTACCAAAAACTTCTTCAAAAGTTTTAATTTCAATTGTTGAATCGATAGAATTTATTTGAGACTCAAAATTGGACTTAACATTTGAATTTAATACATATGTTGCAATCATAAAGTCATATTTAAAATTGTTGTAATTTATTTGATAACCTAAAGTTTCTAATACATAAATAATTTTTTTTATATCATATGTATAAAATGATTTTTCATTTAAAAACTTTTGTAATGTATCATCGATACTTTTTTCTTGTCAATTAAAAATGTCTCTTTGTTCATTACTATCAAAAGTGTAAAAATAGTTCCCAGTATCATTAACTATACCCAAACCTATAATATCAGGGTTATGATAGTTATCATTAAGAGTTTCTAAATATATAAAATTTTTCTTTGCATTGTATTCATTTTTTCAACTATTAGTCTTAATAAAATTTACAATTTTTTGGGGTTCTTGTTCATTTGTTACTCCAAACCTTTTTATTAGAGAACTCATTTCATATTTTGCAAAAAAGCTTTTTAAATTAGAAAAATCGATTTCTACTTTTTTAAAAGTAAAGTCCAAGTTTTTTATATCTTTATAAATTGTTGCTATTTCTCTAGATAAAAAAGCATCTTCTTTTCCATCAATTAGTTTTTGCTGTTTTGCCCCTTTTATAGAATCTATATTTTTATATATTTCATCCAAAGTTTTATACTCTTGAAGTAGTTCTTTGGCGGTCTTTTCTCCAATTCCAGCAACTCCTTTTATATTATCTGAACTATCTCCACGTAAACCTTTATAATCAATAACTTGTTCTGGTGAAATTCCTCATTTTTCATAAAGTCTATGTTTATCATATACAACCAAATCGCTTGTTCCGGTTTGTGGTGAAATAACAACGACATTATTTGAAATTAGTTGATACATATCTTGATCACTTGTTAATATTTCCACATAATACTCACTATCATTATTAAGAATATGTGCAATTGATCCAATAATGTCATCAGCTTCATAATCATCTAACTCATATCAATCAATTTTAGCTTCTGTCAAAAATTCTCTAACTATTGGAAACTGAGATACTAGTTCTGGAGGTGTTTTTT
Coding sequences within it:
- the mutM gene encoding DNA-formamidopyrimidine glycosylase, which encodes MPELPEVETVVRTLRKKVVGLKIIEAQILYPKIIKSDISVDDFEEDLKNRTIEKISRIAKHIIFHLGDVVLISHLRMEGKWFIYDKNDSFDKKHILAIFKLSNEKLMCYQDTRKFGTFHYQGVNEYLNLNPIAKIGLEPLDMAVQGKYLYDLMAKSSKYIKTILLDQTLISGIGNIYADEILFDASISPLNKGNDLNVEMYQRIADSSRKILKKSIDMGGTTIDSYQPEQGIDGKFQNELKVHTRKNEPCYKCGQKVIKIKLNGRGTYYCEKCQS
- a CDS encoding DnaD domain protein; protein product: MRNYIYKVVLKNRVDLLDDKVLSYLYQPIIGLKSIALYKMLIFEAEIIKDYKKNFVFDENRLISMSFTKSDNLTRQIKRLEAMGLVETLENKSKNSVIFNIYAPLEPIDYFNNKLFNSALIDKIGDTNYELARNIFKDETDLPSDSGYQNTSSKFLEVFEEFNHKLNSEICSNIKPKPKKSNPLLKGLNFNEIVKKLAEKSVFIPKDNKRLKQIIEEVYISYKISIETIIENLVKAYDFEEVDLDINKFYVSISSKYFSRDEDQKQHELFDPELNKQNKTNAKIEEMETIDPVQFLELLMNVQRLDLKELEVIRTLGREYKLRDGVINCLLEFSYLKNEGTIVANYLFKIAKTLNERNISNAKEAMEYLKLAHKKAVKPKNITNFIQQIPASTVVENEESSKSYIIEVDDNAKFDPKLWGDMNG
- the polA gene encoding DNA polymerase I: MKKNILLVDGNALIFRAFYSSYGRATLTTKEGIPTNAAYSFINMLLNIVQKNDYYDIKVAFDKGKKTFRHDKLESYKAGRKKTPPELVSQFPIVREFLTEAKIDWYELDDYEADDIIGSIAHILNNDSEYYVEILTSDQDMYQLISNNVVVISPQTGTSDLVVYDKHRLYEKWGISPEQVIDYKGLRGDSSDNIKGVAGIGEKTAKELLQEYKTLDEIYKNIDSIKGAKQQKLIDGKEDAFLSREIATIYKDIKNLDFTFKKVEIDFSNLKSFFAKYEMSSLIKRFGVTNEQEPQKIVNFIKTNSWKNEYNAKKNFIYLETLNDNYHNPDIIGLGIVNDTGNYFYTFDSNEQRDIFNWQEKSIDDTLQKFLNEKSFYTYDIKKIIYVLETLGYQINYNNFKYDFMIATYVLNSNVKSNFESQINSIDSTIEIKTFEEVFGKGVKKTKSLEDNVIADYLISRASLIKNTFEAIINKLKDNNQFELYKKIELPFCFVLLDMEKEGVLIDKKELEIQTEYILGLLNDIEQKAQNLLKQNDIEPINFASPKQLKELLYQKLKLPDRAKGSTDKEALDNLVGEHEIIDYILAIRKYSKLYSTYLKGFEKFIYADNKVHTIYNQTLTNTGRLSSTDPNLQNISVRDDEQRNVRKIFICNDGYSYISFDYSQIELRVLADLADEKELISAYKNNLDIHEIAARNIFGVKNEDGVTSDQRRIAKVFNFGILYGLTKFGLSKDLKITQKEAEQYIITYNKTFPEIENYKKEILKVGEELGYVETAANRRRYIYELQSSNYMVREFGKRAAINAPIQGTAADILKIAMNNIYKELVSLKLETKIVAQIHDEVILLVKDSEITQIETVVEKIMKNAYVDLLAIVNKNREPKVPLEVNKAIGKTWYDLK